A stretch of the Aegilops tauschii subsp. strangulata cultivar AL8/78 chromosome 4, Aet v6.0, whole genome shotgun sequence genome encodes the following:
- the LOC109771004 gene encoding uncharacterized protein isoform X2, with protein MATAEEGGNGLEFLSDPVDRFPLPDLASSDLTPTGEPDTGLTQSAAESSMGYVGDLPLTIQLPMNNGCEELSLSAADSQQSTGKDDPQAPGWTKREKKATVNS; from the exons ATGGCGACGGCGGAGGAGGGCGGCAATGGACTGGAGTTCCTATCAGATCCGGTGGACAG GTTCCCCTTGCCGGATCTTGCATCCAGCGATTTGACGCCCACCGGTGAGCCAGATACTGGTCTCACCCAATCAGCTGCTGAATCGAGTATGGGATATGTTGGCGACTTGCCGCTTACAATCCAATTGCCCATGAACAACGGCTGCGAAGAACTGAGCTTGTCGGCGGCCGATTCACAGCAATCAACAGGAAAGGATGACCCTCAAGCCCCCGGGTGGACAAAAAG GGAAAAGAAGGCAACCGTTAACAGTTAG
- the LOC109771004 gene encoding uncharacterized protein isoform X1, protein MATAEEGGNGLEFLSDPVDRFPLPDLASSDLTPTGEPDTGLTQSAAESSMGYVGDLPLTIQLPMNNGCEELSLSAADSQQSTGKDDPQAPGWTKRFVLGEPLSSMHLVLEEYVPFKKP, encoded by the exons ATGGCGACGGCGGAGGAGGGCGGCAATGGACTGGAGTTCCTATCAGATCCGGTGGACAG GTTCCCCTTGCCGGATCTTGCATCCAGCGATTTGACGCCCACCGGTGAGCCAGATACTGGTCTCACCCAATCAGCTGCTGAATCGAGTATGGGATATGTTGGCGACTTGCCGCTTACAATCCAATTGCCCATGAACAACGGCTGCGAAGAACTGAGCTTGTCGGCGGCCGATTCACAGCAATCAACAGGAAAGGATGACCCTCAAGCCCCCGGGTGGACAAAAAG GTTTGTATTGGGCGAGCCCCTATCGAGCATGCACCTTGTGCTGGAAGAGTATGTGCCCTTCAAAAAACCTTAA
- the LOC109771009 gene encoding uncharacterized protein yields MDTAAAALHVVTLLGASPMSVAGLSLVVATPPNPPGDLPCPIHPTGLHLPLDPFHARVQTPPDLRRSRSSLTSPGSPAALSEPPPRRPSSSQSPSSTTTGAPPEWERLRPRPQLAQAPPPTRTPAPAAAPSCRLLPRQLRRCDQFQHFYSSRHEWPLQELPSPRHVAVPLLRCRGRASSRRPPRSQGRRLLQFVKPSFKFVRPRSGPDLLCSAAHPPNPPRFGLFPPTPSPGPPTVVFSIAMVLLLFLFFRNESSSGSLVPSVDRAPSAWAACREPALQSHPAGSACPKPLHRLGLGPWLAPPQIQRLVSFGLFVIFFCRTNLLIIQGKLFYRKVPLHHAYNNSITVHRN; encoded by the exons atggacacggcggcggcggcgcttcATGTTGTGACCCTCTTGGGGGCTTCGCCGATGAGTGTGG CAGGTTTGTCCCTCGTCGTCGCCACTCCACCAAATCCCCCTGGGGATCTCCCCTGCCCGATCCACCCAACCGGCCTCCACCTTCCCCTCGACCCATTCCACGCTCGGGTTCAAACCCCGCCGGATCTTCGCCGGAGCAGAAGCTCCCTGACCAGCCCCGGTTCTCCCGCAGCTCTGTCCGAGCCGCCACCCCGTCGTCCTTCGTCCTCGCAGTCGCCTTCGTCCACGACCACAGGAGCTCCTCCCGAGTGGGAGCGCTTGCGCCCGAGGCCCCAGCTGGCCCAAGCTCCTCCTCCAACCAGAACCCCAGCACCAGCAGCAGCGCCCTCTTGCAGACTGCTGCCTCGTCAGCTCCGCCGCTGCGACCAGTTCCA GCACTTCTACAGCAGCCGCCATGAATGGCCTCTTCAGGAGCTCCCATCGCCGCGCCATGTCGCCGTTCCTCTGCTTCGttgccgcgggagggcgagcagCCGCCGCCCGCCAAGGAGCCAGGGCCGCCGCCTCCTTCAGTTCGTCAAGCCATCGTTCAAGTTCGTTCGGCCCCGATCTGGACCGGATCTCCTCTGCTCCGCCGCCCATCCGCCGAATCCGCCACGTTTCGGCCTGTTCCCGCCGACCCCGTCGCCAGGACCCCCTACCGTCGTCTTCTCCATCGCCATGGTCCTGCTGCTGTTTCTGTTCTTCAGAAACGAGAGCAGCAGCGGCTCGCTCGTCCCGAGCGTTGACCGCGCCCCCAGCGCCTGGGCCGCGTGCCGCGAGCCGGCCCTGCAGTCGCATCCAGCTGGCTCTGCCTGTCCCAAACCTCTCCACCGGCTGGGCCTTGGCCCATGGTTAGCCCCCCCCCAGATCCAGCGCCTAGTCAGTTTCGGCCTGTTCGTTATTTTTTTCTGCCGAACGAATTTGCTAATTATCCAGGGAAAActgttttacagaaaagtccctctacatcatgcatataataactccaTAACCGTGCATCGGAATTAA